Within Thermoproteales archaeon, the genomic segment GACTCTTGTAAGAGAACTCCTTATACCTGACGTTATAGACGAAGATGAATTAAAGACTGGTTTTAGAAGAGAGGGTATTTACCTTGGAATGTCTACGTTCATAGACAGGTTTGCGCTGGCACTTACTGGGGCTTCGACAACTCTTATTTTTACAATGACAGGTTTCACTCCCGGGCTATCTCAACCTCAAGAAGTTATCCTAGGCATGAGAATTGTGACGGCAATGGTCGTTATAATAGCATTGCTGGGGTTCTTAGTGTCAATAAAGTTCTATCCTCTGGGGAGTGAAAGAGTTTCCGAGATAAAGAGGAAATTAGAAGAGCTTCGTGCTAGGGCACAATTAGATTCTTTGAGAACCAATTTAGGGTATAGTTAATAACTTGCCATTGCCAGTCCCAGCGATTGAACGTATGGTCTGCGCCTTTTATAAAGTATTTTTCTTTAGGTTTTTCCGCTGCCATATACAGTTTCTCTGCCTGTGAAAGCGGAACTAACTGATCATTTGTACCATGAACTATAAGTAGTGGTCGAGGCGAAATTTTAGCCACGTTTCCTAGGATATCGTGTTTAAATAAATCAACTAGGAAACTTTTTCTAATACGATATCCTGAAGGCAGTTCGATAAATTCTCTCGAAAATAGCTCATCAACTTCTGTACCACCGAAGATCCTCCTAGTGGCGCCCATGAGAATAAGTTCTCTGAAATCTGCCGGCGCGCTCCAAGTACAGACTGCTTTAATTCTTTCATCGCGTGAAGCTGTTAAAATAGCAACTACACCACCCAAGCTAAGCCCTACGACACCTAACTTCTCCTTCGAAACCTCTTTCCTAGCGTAAAGCCAGTCCATTGCTGCTATTAGATCACTTACCTCCCCCGATACCGTTACAGATTCAAATAGCCCCTCGCTTTCACCGGAACCTCTAAAGTCAAACCGTAAAACAGCAAATCCATCTCTACAAAACTCGCGTGCAGCAAGTACAAATAATCTATGAGCTTCAATTCTATGCCCAGTGAACCCGTGACACATAACTATAACTGGAGCTGGCAAGTTCTCTGGAATGTGAAATGTTCCTACTATTCTTTCACCTTTATTATAGAAAGATACAAACTCTTCTTTCAAGCTTTCTCACATCTTCTAGTCTATCCTATCGATAATTTTCCACTATAAACTACTTATCCTCCTCTACTACTTCAAGCCCTAAAAGCTTAGCTGCAGCAAATATTTCTTCTCTCCAATTGCCTAAAACGCTCACCCTATGCCATCCAAACGTGTCCCAGTCGTAGTTTTCTAAGATTTTTCTCGCATTGGTATCAACTAAAACTTTGTTACGGCAACCCTTCTCATCCCATACTACATCAATAATTTTCCCTGTTCGGACAGAAATTTTTCTCTTCAAGACGCTTATTTTAACTGTTGTAATATCTTCACCTTTTGGATACTTGACGAAAGGACAAGGACCTAGGCCACGAGACTCTCCGTGACCAACTATTTCATAGCTTAAAGAGGGCTTATCGATACCATATAATTTGCTGGGGGAGCAGCAGTGTAGGTAGGTTACCCTGTTACGACTCAAGTCTATAGATTGATTAGATACGTAACCTGGTCTATCCAAGAGGTATTTTACCAGTAGCAACGTAATTCCGGAGTCAAGATCGGATTCAGGGGTCGAATTTAATCCTTCATTCCACAGCTGGAAGTTCGCTAGGCAAGGCCATGCAGGTAACTTTCCAGCAAGCATTAAGGTTCCGCAGTCTATAGCTATCATATCAGCCTCCGTATCCTTCATTAGCTTCTTCATAGCCAAGTAGAGTCTAGCTGAGTTTACTATAGACTCTACAAAAAACCGGGTATTTTCTGCGTTTCTCATCCATTCTTCAGCAATTTCCTTAGCCTCGTCAATACTAACATCATTATAATATCTCAAAATCTCGTCAGGATCTCTTTTCTCGTATCTTAGCCCAAAAATTTCTTTTAGATTCTTCTGGTAGGCTTC encodes:
- a CDS encoding alpha/beta hydrolase codes for the protein MKEEFVSFYNKGERIVGTFHIPENLPAPVIVMCHGFTGHRIEAHRLFVLAAREFCRDGFAVLRFDFRGSGESEGLFESVTVSGEVSDLIAAMDWLYARKEVSKEKLGVVGLSLGGVVAILTASRDERIKAVCTWSAPADFRELILMGATRRIFGGTEVDELFSREFIELPSGYRIRKSFLVDLFKHDILGNVAKISPRPLLIVHGTNDQLVPLSQAEKLYMAAEKPKEKYFIKGADHTFNRWDWQWQVINYTLNWFSKNLIVP